The nucleotide sequence GCGGAATGCCAGCCCACGATGATGTCCTATTTTCGCCGCGCGCAAAAAAGAGGGGGACGGCTGGTGGTCATCGACCCGCGGGAGACGGCGACGGCCCGGGTGGCCGATGTGCATCTCCGGATTCGTCCCGGCACCGACTGGATTTTGATGAACGGCCTTCTGCGGGCGATGATCGCCGAAGGTTGGATCGACGAGGATTTCATCGCCCGCCGCACTTCTGGTTTTGAAGCGGTGCGGGAAGCGGCGGCGCCTTACACTCCGGAAAGGGTGGAGGCGAGGACGGGGGTCCCGGCCGGCGTGGTCGTCGATCTGGCCCGGCAATTCTCCCTGGCGCCCCGGGGAATGATCTTCACGGCCCGGGGCGTCGAGCAACAGGTCCGCGGTGTCGACAATGTGCAGGCGTGCATCAACCTCATCTTGGCGACCGGAAAGATCGGGCGGCCCGGCTGCGGGTTTGGCGCGATCACCGGCCAGGGGAACGGACAGGGGGGGCGGGAGCACGGGCAAAAAGCCGATCAGCTTCCGGGGTATCGGTCGATTGAAGATCCCGCCGCCCGTCGGCACGTGGCCCGGGTGTGGGGCGTGGATGAAAGGGATTTGCCGGGCCCGGGAACGTCCGCTTTTGAAATGTTTCAGCAGATGACGGCCGGGCGCATCCGCGGCCTGTTGATCCTGGGATCCAATCCCGTGGCGTCAAGCCCGCATCGCTCGTTGGTCCGCCGAGCTCTCGCCTCCCTGGATACGCTGGTGGTCATCGACATTCTTCCTTCGGAGACGGCGCGGATGGCGGATATCCTCCTTCCGGGGAGCGCTTGGACGGAACAGGAAGGAACCACGACCAATCTGGAAGGGCGCGTGATCCTGCGCAGGCAGGCGACCTCTCCGCCCGGGCGGGCGCGGCTGGACTGGAGGATCCTGTGCGATCTGGCGGCAGCCCTCGGGAAGGGACGGCACTTTTCCTATTCCTGTGCGGAAGAGATCTTCCACGAGTTGCGCCGGGCGAGCGCCGGGGGAGAGGCGGATTATTTCGGGATCACCTATGAACGGATCGAACGGGAAAATGGAGTGTTCTGGCCCTGTCCGGACCTGGACCGGCCCGGGCAAGCCCGGCTCTTTGCCGACCGTTTCGCTCATCCGGACGGCAGGGCCCGGTTCTTCCCCGTTTCGGAGGAGGGACGGCGACCGGAACAACCCGACATGGAATATCCCTTTTACTTGACCACGGGACGGGTGGTGGATCATTACCTCACGGGCACCCAGACGCGGAGGACGGAGCGGCTCGTGCGGCGGACTCCCGGTCCGTATGTGGAAATCCACCCGGAAACAGCGGCGGCGTTCGGGATTGGCGACGGAGAACGGGTGCGGCTGCGGACGCGGAGGGGAAAGGCGGAGTATCCGGCGAAGGTCACCGACCGGATCCGCCCGGACACCTTGTTTGTACCCTGCCACTGGGAAGGGGACGAGTGTGTCAATCAATTGACGGACGACCGTCTTGATCCCATATCTCGGATGCCTTCGTTCAAATGCTGTGCCGCGGCGTTGGAGAAGGTCGGGGCGGAACATACGACATCGAAGGGAGAGGATGTCCATGCGTTTTCAGGACTTCGCGAAGAGCGGTCATCTGCCCACTCTGTTTAGTTCTTTTCTGTATTTCGACGCGAGCTTTATGATTTGGGTGCTCCTCGGAGCCCTGGGGACGTTCGTGGCCAGCGATTTTCAGCTGACACCCGGACAGAAGGGACTGCTGGTCGCTGTTCCGACGCTGGCCGGCAGTGGGTTTCGGATCATTCTCGGCTGGGCGGAGACGAAATTTGGCGGGAAACGAACGGCTTTAGCGGGGATTGTGGTGTCCATGATTCCTCTCCTGTGGGGATGGTTGTCTGCCGGTCAAGTATGGGAATTGTACGCAGTCGGCATTTTGCTCGGCGTTGCCGGCGCCAGCTTTGCGGTGGCCCTGCCCATGGCGAGCCGCTGGTTTCCACCCCAGTATCAAGGGTTGGTGATGGGCATCGCCGGGGCCGGCAACAGCGGCACTCTGCTCGCCACCCTGTTTGGTCCGAGATTGGCCCAGAGTTTCGGTTGGCACGCGGTGTTCGGCTTCGCCGTGATTCCCATGATCGTGACGTTCTTTGTCGTGTTGGCCCTGGCGAAGGAGGCCTCCCGGCCGGGGGGTGCCGGCCTGGACAAGGGGATGTACCGGGCGGCGCTCAGGCGCCGGGACACGTGGGCGCTCTGTGCTCTATACAGCCTGACCTTCGGCGGGTTTGTGGGTTTTTCGAATTACCTGGGTATTTTCTTTCATGACCAGTACGGCGTGAGTAAAGTGGCGGCCGGGGAACTCCAAACGCTCGTGGTGGCGGCGGGAAGCTTTCTCCGTCCCGTCGGGGGCTATATCGCCGATCGCATCGGGGGAACCCGATTTCTCATCGGGTTGTTCGCGGCAGGAACGATCTTGTGTTTTGTCGCGTCACAATTCTTGCCGCTGGCCTTTGAAGTGGCTGTGTTTTTCTTCCTAATGGGCTGTCTGGGAATGGGAAACGGTGCGGTGTTTCAGGTTGTGCCGGTCCGGATGAAAGAGCTGGTGGGGGTGGCCACTGGAATGATTGGCGCCGCGGGCGGTGTCGGCGGATTTCTGCTGCCTTCGATTCTCGGCGGCCTGAAGGGGGTGACGGGCACTTACGCGACAGGACTGACTGTTTTTGTCCTCGCTCTGGCCGTTGGAGCGGGAATGGCCGCGATTCTGCGAGTGCGGTGGCGGAAGTGGGGCCATTCCCTGCAACTGCAGATTTGATGATGAGGACAACCGGGGGGAGAAGAACGCCTTCTCCCTTTTCTTTTTTGTCCGATATATTGACGTTATGAGTGATGTATTTTATCGTAAGTATCAACAAAACATCAAAAACCAGTCCGGGAAAAGCGGCGGTCTTCCGGGAGCTGAAAGGAATGAGGCGCGTGGTCGAACGGAGTTCGACATGTGTCGGTCGTCTGGCTGTGGCGGGGGACGAGAAGCGCGTGAACCGGGTGGCCCGGTGGCTGGCACGGTGCGGATATGCCGTCGTTGTTGGTGTTCTCCCTTCGGACGGGATGGATGCCTTGGTGTGGGTTTGTTCAGGCCGGCCGGATGGAAATTCGGACGGAGAAAAGAAAGCTGAGTGGGCCCCCTGTGTACCCCTTCTGTTGGTGCCCTGCGGGGAAGCGTGCCTTTCTCACCTTCCTCCCTGCGCGGTCGACGGCATCCTCGAAGTCGGCGGCACACCTGTTGGAGTGTCGTTAATTTTGGAGCTGGCGAAGCGGCATTTTTCGCTGAAAGGAAAACAACGGGAATCGGCCGATCCGGTGATCCGGAAGAGTTTGGACAAACAAGTCGTCGACCAAGCGAAAAGGCGGATCATGGCTCGGTTCGGATTCGAAGAGCCTGAGGCGTACAGAATCTTGAGAACGGAGGCCATGCGCCAGAGAAAGACCATTGCCGACATCGCCCGGGCGGTTCTCGATGCCGGGCTGGATATTTCCGTACATGGAGGTGAAATTCCGTGACGGAGACATGGAGTATCCATGAATTGATTCACAAGGTGGGACGAGGGGGGAGAGGCGCCCGGGATCTCACCCGGGACGAAGCTCGTCATATGGCGGAGCGGATGTATCGCCGGGACCTGACCGACGCCCAACTCGGGGCTTTTCTGCTGGCGGAGCGGATGAAGGGGGAGACGGCGGAGGAAGTGCACGCGTTCATCGAGACTTGGCGTGCGCACGCGCCCTCGTGGCCCGCGCATCTTCTCCCGGAAGCCCTGGACGTCGCCGGGGGATACGACGGCCGCACAAAGACCTTTTGCGCTTCCGTGGCGGCGGCGGTTCTCGCCGCGGATCTGGGCGTGAAGCAGTTCCTCCACGGATCCCTGCCACTGCCTCCCAAATACGGACTGACCGTCGGTGAAGTGCTGAGCGCTTTGCGGGTTTCGGCCGTCAGGGCGGAGAGCCATGCAGATCGCCATGTGCGGGTCGGCATCGTGTTTCTGGACACGGAGAGTTGGCTTTCCCCGTTGGCGGAACTGCGATCGGTTCGGGAACAACTCGGTCTGCGCACATTCATCCACAGCGTCGAGAAGTTGATCAATCCCGGACGCTCAGAGTACCGGATCGTGGGGGCCTTTCACAGACCTGCGTTCGAACGGTACGCCGCCGTGTGTGAGTTGGATGGAGTTCGAAGGTGCGTCCTGATTCAAGGGGTGGAGGGTTCAGAAGATCCTTATCCCAACCGGGCGACTTCGGTCTATGTGTTCGACGGACATCGATGGAACATAGAGGCCTTCGATCCCCGGCCCTACGGCCTTGAAGCGGATCCAACTTGTCCGCCTGACGCCGACCTGCAGGCGCGGTATACCGAATCGGTGTTGGCGGGGGAAAAGAGTTCCTATGCGCGATGGGCGGTGTGGAGCGCCGCAGTACGGCTGTTTGCCCGGGGCGCTGCGGTGTCCTTGGACGAGGCGGTGGAACGGGTGCGCGACCATTGGCGCACCGGCCGGGCGGAAGGAAGATTGAAGCAGTGGCAACATTCGGAGTGGCTGGCTCCGCATGCGGGATAAACGGCTGTCACGATCCACCGGCTGTTTCCGCTTCCTTCACCGCCCGCTGGGCCAATGAGTGAATCACCATGTCATCCATCGGGGGATTGTGAAGACCGAAGCGCACATCCCGGTACATGCGTTGAAGCGGGTGAGAGAGGGCAAGACCGTGTGCGCCGACCACCCGCATCGCTTTGTCCACCACGGACAGGGCCGTCTGAACTGCATAGGTTTTCACGGCCCCCAATTCGGGTTCCAAATACGCAGGATCGTCAGGCCGGGCGTCCCACCGCTCAGCGACCGCATACAAATAGTGTCTGGCCGCCGACAGTTCCAGTTCCATCTGACCGAGCCATTGCTGAACGTTCGGCGTGTACAAAATCGGATGATTCAACGTGTTGGGTTGGTAGGAAGCCGCGAACTTCAATGCTTCCTCCCGAGCCGCCAGCGCGATGCCCAGATAACAGGCGGGAATGAACAACAGATACGGGCTGGCTGTACCCTGATGACGGCTGGCCTTGACGTACACAAGAGCTTCCGCGGGCAATCTGACCCCGTCAAGGACCAGATCGTGGCTGGATGTTCCGCGCATTCCGACCATGTTCCAGGTCGGATCAATCCTCACCCCCGGCGTCTCACGCTGGACGAGAAATTCCGCATGTTCCTCCGTGCCTTCAATCGTTGCCGTAACGATAAAATAGTCCACCACAGGGGCCAGGGTCGTGAACGTCTTGCGGCCGCGAAGTTCGTAACCGTCCTGTTTCCGTATTGCGACCGTCTGCGGCTTCCCGCCCCGGGACGGACTGCCGGTCGCACGTTCTGTCGCCGCACGGTTCACAAGTGCTCCCTTTTCCACGACCTCCTTGCAAAGCTGCCGGAAGACGGCATCCGGCCACGAGCGTTTCTCCCTCAAATCGTAAATGATGCCCAAATGCCATCCGATCCCCAATGCGATCGACGCATCCCCTTGCGCCAAACGTTCCTGGTAGAGCACCCATTCATAAAGGCCGATCCCGAGTCCCCCCCATTCGCGAGGTACTGTGAACGCGGGATAGTGGATCGCTTTTAGGGCTTCGATCGCTGCAAGGGAGAGTTGATTCCGCTCGTCGGCGACGTGTGCGTCAACCGCCAGCCGATCGGACAATCGGCCGATTTGCGAAAGTCGTTCCCTTTGGAGAGGTGTTTTTGCAAAATAGTCGCGAATCGTGCCCATCCGGCTCACCTCCTCGCCTCACCGTCATCCATGTTCATTTTACCAGAGAGCGTTTTCTTTTTGCTGTCTGCGTGTTGATTTTCTCTTGCTGCCGCAACTTTGTGGACCCTTTTGTTTTCCCCCTGGATACGCGATAGAGTGAGCGTGCAATGTGAGAATTCAGGACTTGACCAAAGATTGGCCAACTGGAAGTTCAAAGGTGAGGAGGCGCCGGGATGCCCGTTTATGATGTGCTTGAAACGCCGGTCGGAACGGTCCGGGTGGTGGTGGATCGGGCGAGAGTGAGCCGGGTGACGCTGACCGAGGAAAATTGGTAATAAATGGTA is from Kyrpidia tusciae DSM 2912 and encodes:
- a CDS encoding ANTAR domain-containing response regulator; translation: MRRVVERSSTCVGRLAVAGDEKRVNRVARWLARCGYAVVVGVLPSDGMDALVWVCSGRPDGNSDGEKKAEWAPCVPLLLVPCGEACLSHLPPCAVDGILEVGGTPVGVSLILELAKRHFSLKGKQRESADPVIRKSLDKQVVDQAKRRIMARFGFEEPEAYRILRTEAMRQRKTIADIARAVLDAGLDISVHGGEIP
- a CDS encoding acyl-CoA dehydrogenase family protein, with product MGTIRDYFAKTPLQRERLSQIGRLSDRLAVDAHVADERNQLSLAAIEALKAIHYPAFTVPREWGGLGIGLYEWVLYQERLAQGDASIALGIGWHLGIIYDLREKRSWPDAVFRQLCKEVVEKGALVNRAATERATGSPSRGGKPQTVAIRKQDGYELRGRKTFTTLAPVVDYFIVTATIEGTEEHAEFLVQRETPGVRIDPTWNMVGMRGTSSHDLVLDGVRLPAEALVYVKASRHQGTASPYLLFIPACYLGIALAAREEALKFAASYQPNTLNHPILYTPNVQQWLGQMELELSAARHYLYAVAERWDARPDDPAYLEPELGAVKTYAVQTALSVVDKAMRVVGAHGLALSHPLQRMYRDVRFGLHNPPMDDMVIHSLAQRAVKEAETAGGS
- a CDS encoding anthranilate phosphoribosyltransferase: MTETWSIHELIHKVGRGGRGARDLTRDEARHMAERMYRRDLTDAQLGAFLLAERMKGETAEEVHAFIETWRAHAPSWPAHLLPEALDVAGGYDGRTKTFCASVAAAVLAADLGVKQFLHGSLPLPPKYGLTVGEVLSALRVSAVRAESHADRHVRVGIVFLDTESWLSPLAELRSVREQLGLRTFIHSVEKLINPGRSEYRIVGAFHRPAFERYAAVCELDGVRRCVLIQGVEGSEDPYPNRATSVYVFDGHRWNIEAFDPRPYGLEADPTCPPDADLQARYTESVLAGEKSSYARWAVWSAAVRLFARGAAVSLDEAVERVRDHWRTGRAEGRLKQWQHSEWLAPHAG
- a CDS encoding nitrate/nitrite transporter — translated: MRFQDFAKSGHLPTLFSSFLYFDASFMIWVLLGALGTFVASDFQLTPGQKGLLVAVPTLAGSGFRIILGWAETKFGGKRTALAGIVVSMIPLLWGWLSAGQVWELYAVGILLGVAGASFAVALPMASRWFPPQYQGLVMGIAGAGNSGTLLATLFGPRLAQSFGWHAVFGFAVIPMIVTFFVVLALAKEASRPGGAGLDKGMYRAALRRRDTWALCALYSLTFGGFVGFSNYLGIFFHDQYGVSKVAAGELQTLVVAAGSFLRPVGGYIADRIGGTRFLIGLFAAGTILCFVASQFLPLAFEVAVFFFLMGCLGMGNGAVFQVVPVRMKELVGVATGMIGAAGGVGGFLLPSILGGLKGVTGTYATGLTVFVLALAVGAGMAAILRVRWRKWGHSLQLQI
- a CDS encoding molybdopterin oxidoreductase family protein translates to MEGDSGVRSHCCFCSMQCAVRLEAKPSGEGLDLRPDPGFPVAGGRLCQKGFHAHLHVSHPERLTTPLVRRRGGFAAVSWAQALEEAAARLQSIQGRYGAGAVGVFGGGSLTNETAYLLGKFARVALRTPFIDYNGRYCMSSAAAAMNRSFGLDRGLTNPLDDIPAADIILLVGANVAECQPTMMSYFRRAQKRGGRLVVIDPRETATARVADVHLRIRPGTDWILMNGLLRAMIAEGWIDEDFIARRTSGFEAVREAAAPYTPERVEARTGVPAGVVVDLARQFSLAPRGMIFTARGVEQQVRGVDNVQACINLILATGKIGRPGCGFGAITGQGNGQGGREHGQKADQLPGYRSIEDPAARRHVARVWGVDERDLPGPGTSAFEMFQQMTAGRIRGLLILGSNPVASSPHRSLVRRALASLDTLVVIDILPSETARMADILLPGSAWTEQEGTTTNLEGRVILRRQATSPPGRARLDWRILCDLAAALGKGRHFSYSCAEEIFHELRRASAGGEADYFGITYERIERENGVFWPCPDLDRPGQARLFADRFAHPDGRARFFPVSEEGRRPEQPDMEYPFYLTTGRVVDHYLTGTQTRRTERLVRRTPGPYVEIHPETAAAFGIGDGERVRLRTRRGKAEYPAKVTDRIRPDTLFVPCHWEGDECVNQLTDDRLDPISRMPSFKCCAAALEKVGAEHTTSKGEDVHAFSGLREERSSAHSV